The Anas acuta chromosome 22, bAnaAcu1.1, whole genome shotgun sequence genomic sequence CAGTGGAaagggggatggatggatggacgggGGCTGGATGGATTGGAGGGCAGGTGGATGGATGCCTGGAGGATGGATGGAGGAGAATGGCTGGATGGACAGACAGATGGGAGGATGGATAGATGGATGGACACGGGGTCAGGCGGATGGGAGGGCGGGCGGCTGGATGCACAGAGGAAGGATGGAGGAGAAGGGACAGAAGGCTGGGAGGACGGAGGACAACCGCTGACCCCGTTGCTCCCCCAGGAGGCCCGGGAGGCGTCGGGGAGCCTGCGGCGGGAGCTGGGGGACAGCGAGAGCCGGCGGGCGGCCCTGGAGCAGCggctggagcagctcagcaccgaggctgggggctgccggcGGGCGCAGGACGAGGCCGTGCGCGAAGCCGCCCGCCTGCGCGCCGACATCGAGCTCCTGCGCAGGTACCCCCTGCCTGTCCGTCTGTCCATCCATGGCCTCTGTCCCTGCACACCCTCCACCTGCCTGTCCCCACGGCGTGTCCGTCTGTCCGGCAGCGAGCGGGGCCGCGTGGAGCAGGCGCTGGCGGCGGAGCAGGCGCGGGCGGGGGTCCTGCAGCGCAGCGAGGCCGAGCTGCAGCGCCGCGGccgggggctggaggaggagcgGGACGAGGCCGCCCGTGCTGCCGAGGCTGCGcgccagcagctggagcacaggtggggacccccccggtgcTAAAACACCCCCCCATGGGGCTGCAGAATAGTGCCTCACCCCTCctgtgggtgctgcccccccctccATGGGTGATACCCCCGTGGGTCCTCCCCATCCAACGGGTGCTGCCCCTCCCCAGTTGGTGCTCCCCCCCAGTGGGTGCCCCCCCCAATTTGTGCCCCCCCGTGGGTGcccgcagccagcagcagctggagcagctggaggggcAGCGGGCggtggtgcagcaggagctgctgcaggcacgggAGGCGCTGAGCCGGGCGCAGCTGGAGGCCGAGGTGGCGCGGGGCGAGCGGGCGGCGCTGGACGAGGCGCTGGCACAGGTGGGTGGCAGAGCCCCCGTGTCCTCCCCTGGGACATCTGTGTCCCCAGACCCTGTGTGCATCGCCCCCGGAGACATCCGCATCCCCAAACGGCACGTGTGTCCCTGGGGGCAGCCGTGACCCCGAGCTCCCCTGCGTCCTCCCTTGGGACATCCAGGTCCCCAAACCCCATCCAGGTCCCCAAACCCCACGCACGTCCTCCCTGGGGGCCATCTGCACCCTCGATCCCCCTGCATGCCCTGTGGGGTTAGCcacagccccacatccccctGCATCCTTGGGATATCTGTGTCCCCATCCCCCCTACATGCTCCTGGGGCCACTTACATCCCCAGAACCTCATGTGCAccctccctggggacacccaCACCCTCAGCCCCTCTGCATCCCTCCTGGAACCACGCACgtacccccagcccctctgtgcaTCCCCAAACCTCACGTGCATCCTCCCTGGCGCTATGCGCATCCCCAGATCCCTGCGTGTCCCCCCTGGGGACGTCCAGGTCCCCAAACCCTTCTGTGAATCCACAAACCCCATGGGTGCTGTCCCTTGGGCCACATCCCCAGCCCCCTGACGTGCTCCCTGGGGGcacccccatccccaaaccctGCTGTGCATCCTCCCTGGGGCCACCCCTGTTCTCGGTCCCAGGCGCAGGGCAGCAGCGCGGAGCTGGAGGCAGCGCTGCAGGAGGCGCGGGCAGAGGCAGCCCAGCTGCGGGAAGCCCTGGCACGGGGCAGCGAGCTGTCGGCCAGCCTGGCCCGGGATAAACGAGAGCTGAGCCGGACCCTGGCGGGGCTGGAGGAAGAGCGGGAGGCGGCCGGGGAGGCGACGCGGGCGCTGGAGGGGCTGCGGGCACggctggggcagctggagcGAGGCCGGAGGGACGTGGAGGCCGAGAGGCTGGGCCTGGAGCGGGCGCGCAGGGCGGCGGAGAGGGGCTGCGAGGGGCTGCGGGCAGAGCTGCGGGCACTgcgagggcagcagcagcagctgcggGAGCGCCTGGGgcaggtgtggggctgggaggggttggggaggtgctgggggcgattgggggaggtggggagggagctgggggtaatttggagggtgctgggggaactgggagggtGCAGGGTGCAAttgggagggatggggagagtGCGTGGGGCAatttggggaggtggggaggatgCAGAAAGCAactgggagggtgctgggggaactgggagatGTGGGAGGAAACTGGGAGGGTGCAAAGGGCAATTGGGAGTGATGGAGAGGATGCAGGGGGGTTACTGGGATGGGTGGGGAGGGTGCTCAGGGAAATTgggagggtgctgggagggTGCATGGGGTAATTGGGAGGATGCAGGGGGCAactgggagggatggggaaggtgCGTGGGGCAATTGTGAGAGTGCTGGGAGAactgggggggtgcagggggtaACTGGGAGGGAGGGGCTGGATGCTGGAGGCAACTGGGAGGATGCTCAGCTCAGCCAGGAGGGTGCGTGGGGCAACGGGGCGAGCGCAGCGGGTAACTCGGAGGACGGGGAAAGGCTCCTGGGGAGCAAAGGGGACCAGGAGGGCGCGCGGTGGCCACGGGCGGAGGCGAGGGGTGCCCGTGGTGCTGCGGTCGCAGGCGCTGGAGGAGCAGAGCGCGGCGGGGGAGGCGCTGGCACAGGCCCGGGGCGAGCAGGAGCGGCTGAGCACGGCGCTGGAGCGCGCCACGCAGGAGCGCGAGGGGCTGGCCAAGGAGGCGGCCAGCGTGGCCGTGCAGCTCGCCGCCGCCCAGCGCGACGCCCGCGCCCGCAGCCAGGAGGCGGACGGCCTCAGGTGGGTGCCCCCTGCCCCGACCCGCTGCCCGCTGACCACCGCCCGGCCGAATTTCGGCAGCGTGTGTCGTCCCCGGGTGGCAGGGCGGAGAAGGCGGCGCTGGAGACCGGCCTCTTCGAGGCGCAGGAGGAGCTCGGGCAGCTCCGCGCACGCggccagcagctggaggccgAGGGACGGGCACTGCGCGTGGCcaaggaggggctgcagggtgagTGGGGCGCTTGTCATCCCATCCAGCCTTGGTCACGGCGCTTCCCGGCTTGGTTTTGGGGCGGCAGCCTTGGTTGCGTCCTGTACCATCTCGGTTTTGGGGTGGCATCCTTGGGCACATCACTTAGCTCAATTTTGGGGACCAACATCCTTGGTCACGTCACTTACCTGCTCAATTTTGGGGCAGGATCCTCAATCACATAACTTTTCTGCCCAGTTTTGGGGTGGCACCCTCAGTCGCATCACTTAGATCAGTTCTGGGGGGTTTGGAGCCCTCGTTCCCACCACCCACCCGCCCAATTTTGGCCCCGGCAGAGGAGCTGGGCGCCGTGCGGCAGCGGCTGGCGGCGGCGGAGCAGGAGGCGGTGACCCTGCGCGGGACACAGGTGGCACGTGAGGATGAACTCGAGCGGCTTCGGGGAGAGAAGGTGGGCACCGGTGGGCACCGGGGAGATGCTGATTTGGGGTAGAGCAATACTGAATTTGGAGAGCAGTGCAGATTTTGGAGGGCAATACAGAATTTGGAGCAATATTTCCGAGGCGATGCCGTTTTGGggtaaggaggggggggggttgccAAATTTCAGGCTGATGCCGATTTTGGCTTGGTGCTGATTTTGGGGGACCGGTGCCACTTTTGGGGCGCAGCGGGAGCTGGATGCGGAGCGGGGCCGCTTGGTgcgggagcaggaggagctggcgGCCGAGCTGGCGGCGGCGCGGACGCAGCGCGACGAGGGGCTGCTGCGTGCCGAGAGCGAGAAGCAGCAGGTGGGTGTCGGGGCCTCCCCCCAAACcgtgtccccagtgtcccccatgtccccggtgtcccccagccccgtcTGAGCGTGTCCCCGTGCAGGCGCTGgcgctgcaggaggaggagaaggcggCGCTGGCGGGGACGCTGgcggggctgcagcagagcctggccgAGGCCACGGCCGAGCTGGAGCGGCAGCGGCACGAGGCCACCGGGCACcacgagcagcagcaggtgggtgaggggggggctgggacccccccgggcATGGCACAGGCTCCCCCACTGCAAACCCCGTGCTCCGGTGTCCCCCTTGTTGCAATGCCTTGTTGCATCTCGAGCCCCCCAGTTTccagctgccccctccccattGCAAGCTCCCCGGTGCCCAGCTGGGTcaggggggctcagggggggcTCAGATATTTGTGccccctcctgcagagcctggctgcGGAGCTGCACACCCTGCGGGCACAGGCGGAGGCCGCGGCGGAGGCTCACGAGCGGGAGGCCAAAGCTCTCCGCGAGCAGGTGGTGGCGGTGGCCAAGCAGCGCGACAGCGCCCTGCGGGAGGTGAGACCCCCTCTGCCCCTATCCCTTCCATcctgcccccccaaaaaaatcctcCTCCACCCCTTGAACCCCCGGCTGCAGGCGGAGGAGGTGCGGgcgcagctgcagctggtggcgGAGGCGCGGGCGGCGGGGCAGCAGGCGCTGCTGGAGGCGCAGCGGGCGGCACAGGAGAGCCGCGAGGGCCGCGAGGCGCAGCGCAGGCAGGCGCAGGAGGCGCGCAGGGCGCTGGGCGACGAGGCCAGGGAGAAGGAGGCCCTGAGGCGCTCCAACGAGGAGCTGCGGGCGGCCCTGCGGCGCACCGAGGGCGAGCGCATCAGGTGTGAGGGGTGCTCGGGGTcatgggggtgctgggggtcccctgGAGTGGGATGCTCGGGTTGGGGGAGGCGCAGGAGGGGAGGTGTCCTGCAGGGCGATGCTTGGGGTCAGGGGATGCTCAGTTTGGGAAGTGCAAGGCATCGGAAGGGGATGCTCGGGACTGGGGGGGTgctcggggtgggggggttgAGCTGAGCAGGATGCCTGGGACAAGGGGGTGGCCGGGCTGGGAGATGGTGGAGGTGGTGCAGTGCCGTGGAGGGCGATGCTCAGGCTGGGGAGGGTTCTTGGGACAGGAAAATTCCCCATTTGGGAGGTGCTTGGGGTGGTGAGGGGCCTTGGAGTGATGCTTGGGGTCGGGATGATGCTCGGGGTCAGGGCGGTGCTCAGAATGGGGGACACCGCTCGGGGCAGGGGAACGCCCAGTTTGGGAGATGCTTGGGGTGGTGAGATGCTTTGTGGGGTGACACTTGGGGTCGGAGCGATGACGAGGATGGGAGGACTCCCCCGGGGCAGGATGCCTGGGACAGGGGCTGCTCAAACGGGGAAATGTGCGGGGTGCAGCAACGCCTCGGCGGGTCAGCACAAACATTTGTGGCCGAGGCGATGCCTTggcggggggacggggaggaCGGGCACCAGCCCCCTCCTCcgccagcccctctcccccttttttgGCAGCCTGAAGCGGGCCAGCGAGGAGAAGGAGCAGCGGCTGGCGCTGCTGGCGGGCgggcaggcggcggcggccagGGAGACGGAGAGGCTGCGGGGGGCCCTGCGGCAGCTGGAGCACGACCGCCTCGAGGCGCGCCgcgagctgcaggagctgcgccggcaggtgaggagggggcggcggggggacCCCCGCCCCAGCTGGGATAATGCTGGGTGTCTGggtgtctgtctgtgtgtccATCTATGTGTCTGGAGacgcctcccccagccctgcgtTGTTTTCTTGGGCAGGTGAAGGCGCTGGACAGTGAGAACAGCAagaagagcagggagctggaggagctgcaggcgCGCGTGGCCCTGGAGGAGCAGCGGGAGGAGGAGAGCCGCCGGGAAGCCTTCGGCCTCAGGAGGAAGGTGGTGGAGAGCGAGGCTGGCATGGAGGCCACCAGGAAGGAGGTGGGgtccccaagtgtccccatCGCCCCCACGcccaccccgtgtccccgtggGTGCCCCAGCTGCTCCGTCGCTTGGTGCCGTGCGTGCCCCCGTCACCCCCCTCTCAGTCCCTGATGTCCCCATTGCCCTGCTGCTCTGTCCCTGGGGTCCCCCCCCTCCTTGCTCCATCCCCTGCATCCCAATCACCCCACATCATCTGCCACCTGCATCCCTGGGCGTCTCCCTGTTGCTCCATCCCCTACAACCCAGGGCACCCCCATTGCTCCATCCCTTGCATCTCCATCACCCTTTTGCTCTGTCCCCTGCACCCTGCGCATTCCCCGTTCCCTCCCCacgcccccagcaccccgttTCTCCCCGCCCCGCACCCCAGCCCTACCCCTcgcctccttcccccagctccagcacctgcagcagaggCTGTCGGAGGCGGAGGGCGAGTTCCAGCAGCGGGAGAAGGATCTGTCCcgcagcctggaggaggctcgCGGCCACGAGAAGAAGCTGCTGGCCGATGCCCGCAACCTGCAGCTGAAGATGGAGGCGGCGCGGAGCGAAGCGGCCGAGCTGAGCCTGCGCCTGAGCGCGGCCGAGGGCCGGGcgcaggggctggaggctgaGCTGGCCCGTGGCGAGGAGCAGCGCAGGGCTGCCGAGACGCGCCTGGGCAGCCTCCAGTCCGCCCTGCGCCGCACCATGGGCATCGGCCGGGCCcgtgctgcttccctgggcaagGGTGAGAGCACCCCggggctgccctgtgccctAAACCTTGATTTAAGGCCCCATCTGGTggcgtgtccccccccccgtgccatCCCGTCCCTCTCCTTCCAGGCGGTGCCACggaggggacggggaccccTGGCTCGTCCCCAGACCCCGATGCGGCCACCGAGCCCGAGGTGGTGCGGGCAGCGCTGCGGGATTTCCTGCGTGAGCTGCAGGACGCCCAGCGGGAGCGGGTATggccttcctcctgcccctgccctgcgtGTCCCCAAAAAGCTCCTTTCTCGCCCTATTTTCTCACCCCAGGAGGAGCTGCGGGTGCAGGTCTGCAGCCTGGGGCAGCGGCTGGCAGAGGCGGAGGCGGAGCGGGACGGTGCCGGAGCCCGGgcgctgcagctgcagaagctggTGGCTGAGAGTGAGGAAGGTGAtgggggtggttttggggtggattCCCCCAGATTACTCGGTTTTGGGTGCTGCAAGCAGGTTTCATCTCCCTGCGACGTGTGGCTGCTTGGGATTTGGGCACGCGGCGGGGCATCGTGGCCAGTGGGTGCTTTGGGGGGAAATGGGGCGGGGGTGGTGATGCTGCACTCAAATGCTGCATGCTTTGTGGGTTTTCCCATACACATCCCAAAATACTAGCAgaactactaaaaaaaataacaaaataaaggaTAGAGTCCCCGTAAAGCCCAGTAAAATTGGACCCCCCCCTGTGCACCCCAGTAGAACTGGTGAAACCCCCACCCATCCTGCACAAACCCCGGTAAACCTGTCCGACCCCACTCGTGCGCGCCCCACAAGCCCCAACAGATCCCCGTGCGCGCCCCACAAGCCCCAGCTGAGGTTTGCAACCCTCGGTGTGGCTGCGGCAGGGCGGCGGGGCGCCGACGGCAAGCTGGGCAGCGCgcaggctgctctgctgctgcaggaggagacgCTGCGGCGGGGCGAGCGCGAGCGCCGGGCGCTGCTCGAGAAGGTGTCGGCGCTGGAGCGCAGCTTGCACGCCGCCGAGGGCGAGCGCCGCTCCGCCCAGGTGGGCACCTGGGTCAAaacccccacctctcccacccccacccccagctgCACGCAGCCTGGCATGCAAGATGCACACAGCCTCCAGGCACGCTGCTTGCCAGCTTGCGCACCAGCTTCCATGCAAGGCGCTGGCACACAAACTGAGCGTGAGCTGCCCGCAAGCTGCTTGGAAGCTCGCACGCGAGCTTGTACGCAAGCTGCACGCAAACTGCTTGCAAGTTTGCATGCAAATTGCATGTTAAGATGGATATAAGCTGCTTGCAAACAAACTGCACGCACACTGCTTTCAATCTCGCACACGGACTGCACACACGCTGCTTGCAAGCGTGCACACAAAGTGCACTCAAGACTCTTGCAAGCGTGCACACAAATGGCATGAATGCTGCTTGCACTTCAGGCTTGCATGCTCGCAGGATTGCGTACCAAATGCTTGCAGGCTTGCACACACGCTGCTCCATCCCTTCCAGGAGAAGATGAGCATGGTGAAGGCCAGTGAGGCCAAGCTGGAGGAGGACAAGCGGCGGCTCAAggaggggctggaggctgcgGAGAGCCGCGGAGCCCGGCTGGAGCAGCAGCGGCAGGCGCTGGAGGACGAGCTGCAGCGGGCACGGCAGGCTCTGGGCGAGCAGCAGGCGGAGGCGCGGGTGCTGCAGGACcgtgctgagctgctccagaGGCAGGTACGGCCAGCTTGCAATCCCCGTGCCCATTAATTGCTTCCTGTGTCGGTTTTTATCGGTTTCCCACCCCGCTGGGTGCAGCTCGGGGAGAGCGAGCAGCGCGCCAGCACCTTGCAGCTCTCGGTGGAGCGTCTGAGCACGGTGCTGGTGGCCGAGGCCGAGAGCAGCTCCAAGGACCGTGCCCAGGGCTCGCCAGTGACCGACGGCAGCTCGGCCCCGCAgcgcctgcagcagctccaaagCGCCCTGACCGCCGGCGAGCTCGACCGGCGGATGCTGCAGGTGGGCacgggcaccccggggtgcgTGGGGACCCCCTGGGCTCCGTGTCACCGTGTGTGTCCCCGCGGCAGGAGATGCTGGATGCAGCCCGGCGGGCGCTTTCGGAGGCACGGGAGGAGAAGAGCGCGCTGCGGGAGCAGCTGCGGGTGCTGCGGGGAGAGCGGGCGGCGCTGGAGCTGCgcaaggaggagctggaggcgcAGGTCCGGCggctgcaggaggtgggagcCCCCAGACCACTGGCCTTACCCCCGGGGTGCGCTCTGTGCCCTTCTGCCCACCCCATACAGCAATATGGGAGCTGCGGGGTGTCCGATCCTGCCCCCCTGTTGCAGATGCTgttgcagcaggaggagaaggaggcggcggcgctgcgggggctgcgggcggagaagcgggggctgcaggagcgcgtgggcagcctgcagagctcccTGAGCCAGCTGGAGGCCGAGCGGCGCGAGGCTGAGCGCTCCTCCCTGCGCCTCGAGAAGGACAACAGCGCCCTGAAGAAGACCCTGGAGAAGGTGAGCGCCCACCATCCCTCttggcacccttgggtgctctCAGGGTTGCCCCCACGCCCTTACACCTCTGGGGACACAAACACGGCCCCTCAATGGCTGGGTACCCAGGCTTGGTTTGCCCAGAAGCAGATTGGGCATGGCTATAAAAAATGTCCTAATGGAGCAAAATCATTTCCCGAGCGCAAAATGCGCTTCGTGCAACGGGGGCACGGCCGCGCAGGGGGGGTGTGCGCCTGCACGCGTGCGTTTTGTGCACCGGAGCGAGGCGTGTGACAAAACAACGGGTTGTGCCCCCTCCTTGTGCACGCAGCTGGCGCGGGAGAAGCTGAAGACGCAGGAGGACTCGCTGCGGCTGGCGGTGCAGAAGGGCCGCCTGCACCGCTCGCTGGGCACGGCCGAGCAGGAGCTGGCGGAGGCGCAGAAGCACATCCAGGTGCTGCGGGTGGGTGCCCCCGGGCAGGGGACGTGGCCTCGTGCAAAGCCTTCGGCTGCGCTTtgggtgcaggcaggggcaccccggggtgctgcttGCCTGCTTGGTGCGCCCTCGTTTCACAGGGGGATGGTGCTGGGCTGCTTTTGGGGCTTGCTGCAGCTTGGGGAGATGCTGGTGCTCACAGTGGGGTGCTGCCGGGCTCTTTCGGGCTCCTCCCCACCTTAGGGCCACCCAGTGCCTGGTTTTGGGGTGACCCCCCTGCGACTCACCCAGGCGCGGGTGtcggtgctggagcagagccccGGGgcggtgcagcagcagcagcagcagcgggcgCTGGATGCCCGTGACCGTGGCCACCACCCCCTGGAGCAGCAGGTGAGGGGGGTGCCggggccgtgtcccccccccctgcagcccacccaGGCACCCCCAAACTCACCCCCCCGTGCAGGTCgcgctgcagcaggagcaggcggCGCAGGAGCCCCGCCGCCACCCCAGCAGCATTTAGGGCCGTCGGGGTGAGCAGAGACCGGCACAACTCAGCTCACGGGTGAGGGCCCCGCTGGGCTCACCAAACacctgtggatttttttttctcgaCGTTCCCAAATCCCACTcttctacaaaaagaaaaaaaagcatcgTGTTACCACTGAGACAACACTAGCATATTTTTGATACAGGTAGGGTTTTCCCCCTGTTTTTTCTACCGCAGTTTTTTTATAACCAGGGATTGGAATTAGGACTTTTTGTAGTCCTGGGTGCCACCTGCACAcaacaggagcagcaggagcgcCGCGGTACCCGAGCTGACCCCGTGGTGGGATGCTCAACGGCTCCTAACTTTTCCTAACACctctttttttaacaaaaactaGTTTGTGCCAGGTTTTTTGCACAAGTCATGCAGGACGaggattgttattttttttctaccactatttttggagactttttttttttattggtgcTACTGGGGTCTGAATTTGGAGCTTGAGCCAGCAGCAGGCGTGAGCGTGGCCCCAACCCTTGTCCATCCCCTCTAACCCTCTATTAAATGTGCAGAAACCCAAACGGGGGGCCTGTGGTGAATTATTGCGGAATGGCAGCCTTTTGGTGGAGGTTCAGGACGTGTaacaaattattattgttatttatacCTCCTTGGGGGTGAGCTGCAGCGCTTTGCACAAGGGCTAAAGGGGAGAGTCTCAGCACCCCATTTTGGGGCTCTGCTCCTTGTTTGGAGCACTGGGAATTGTATCGGGGATAAAACCTGCGGCTCCTGCCCATGTGGGCACTTATGAAGCGGTGGAAGTGAAATGGGGGCTGGCTCAGAGGAAGCCCCACGCCCTGTATGGGGGCTGGATGAGCCCTAAATGCTGTGTAAGAGCCCCACACCCCATGTGAGGGCTCCGTGAGCCCTACACGCTGTGTAAGGCTGACACAACACTGTAAGAGCTACAGGTTGTAGGGGCACTGCACACTGAGAGCTGCACCCCGCTGTTTTTCTATAGGAGAACTGGAGCAAGCCCCTATACAGCACCCTTAAAGTTCAAGCTGCTCCCTATAAGTGAACCAGAAACTAACCCCAAACAGCCTAAAATACCCCAAAACCTCACAGCCCAGCTAACACCAGCGCTGCCTCCCCTGTGCAGGGCTTGGGGACCAGCTTCgggatgggggtgggggggaggaagaggattAGGAAGCTCATGGAGGGAGCAGGTGCTggcgtccctgtccccatcccatccccgaTGATCCCAAAAGATCAgggacaccaaaaaaaaaaagagacggGAGCCGCAGTGACCCTTACGCTTTTTCTCTTGGATACTCTACGCAGAAAATGGGGCGGCGGGGGCTGGCGCCGCCCCCCCCGTACAATATAAtaacaaaagtaataaaaataatcaccCCCCCTTTATTCTTAtgtgcaccaaaaaaaaaaaaaaaaaaggactttttttctttttgttatgcTCTTTCATGCACGGTTTCTTTCTTTAGCACCACGGTGAGGAGCTGGAGCCCGgcgggcaggggaaggggctcgGAGGGTCCCGGCGAGGTGGGGGGGGCGGCTTCAGCACCCGCCGCAGCTGCGGGCGCAGGACGCGACCACGGTCTGGCAGAGCCCGCTGGTGGCCATCACCCCGCACTTGGAGAACTTGTCACGGCACAGGTCGGCTGCGGGGAGGCGAAAATCAGTGAGCACTTAGtggtggggggggacacacaccgtgatgctgcctccccccgcccccaaaCTGGTCTGTACTGGTGGCGGAGCGATGCACGGAGCTACCCGAAATGTCAGCATCCTCCTCGCCATCCAGGCGCAGCCACCCAGGGGTGGGGGGCATCCGAAAAGTGTGTGGGGGACAcgtcccctcctgtcccttaCCCCGCAGCAGCTCTTCGTGGGCACACACGGTGCGGACGCAGATCTCCTTGTTGATCACGTAGACCCGGCGGAGGCTGCGGGGGGCCAAAAGCAGAGGGTTTAGCACCAAAAAAAGCAGCGGGACACCCCCGGGGGAGGCTGGGGTGGGGGCGACAGCCCCCTGCACTCGCCTGTAGAAGCAGATCTCGTTCAGGCACTGCTTGCAGGGCTTGTGGACAGAGTAGAGCCTGGTGCAGGGGTACTGCTCCTCCCGGCAGTCTGCAAGGAGAGCCGGCATCATTTTGGGGTGTTTCACCCCGGTTTGAAGCCAGATTCAGATCCAGGGAAAAtccctgagctgctggcatGGGCTCAGCAGCGTGTTCTTCCCCATCCCTACTCAAAAGGAGGACAAAACCCCCCTGGGGATAAGGGATGCTCAGCGTGTCCCCGGCACTCTGCCAGCCCAGCTGCTTGGCAGAATTCTTATATGGGGAAAATGACTCAATTtgccccatttttttttatattttcaatgggaccagcagcagcatcacGCCCTGAGCAAGGAGAGGAGTGAGACGAGCACTCACCCAGGGGTCCTGGCTCCGTGGGCTCAGTCTcgggggcagcagctggggaaggagagcagaATTTGGGGGGGAACAAGGttaaagagggaaggagagca encodes the following:
- the CROCC gene encoding rootletin isoform X6; protein product: MSSLLSLQEENRILQQELSRLEDLLAQSRAERDELAIKYNAISERLEQSLRLEAGERDAAESRSLAQHNIELRRLLDEEQAAYKRKLQAYQEGQQRQAQLVQKLQAKVLQYKKKCGEVEQQLLEKATELEQERLTSQLDISGSQLEEESSNELENALIRLEEEQQRSSSLVQVNSMLREQLEQANVANAALSEDIRKLTADWTRARDELEQREAEWRREEESFNAYFSNEHGRLLTLWRQAVAFRRHFGQLRAATERDLAELSQEVSRAGRAAHAACVQLGAHLRLAEGRAGTVREQQAQQLAQLEEQLAARARDAELEKTALGDRLAELTAALERLREEGGEKERAVAALTLQLQRMEASRAQEPSAEEVQALRAEVELLHQTLQDVTQAVLADDPGSPTEPPRLPCRSLSPAAAAATLGAVHGALRRRHFQLQEAREASGSLRRELGDSESRRAALEQRLEQLSTEAGGCRRAQDEAVREAARLRADIELLRSERGRVEQALAAEQARAGVLQRSEAELQRRGRGLEEERDEAARAAEAARQQLEHSQQQLEQLEGQRAVVQQELLQAREALSRAQLEAEVARGERAALDEALAQAQGSSAELEAALQEARAEAAQLREALARGSELSASLARDKRELSRTLAGLEEEREAAGEATRALEGLRARLGQLERGRRDVEAERLGLERARRAAERGCEGLRAELRALRGQQQQLRERLGQALEEQSAAGEALAQARGEQERLSTALERATQEREGLAKEAASVAVQLAAAQRDARARSQEADGLRAEKAALETGLFEAQEELGQLRARGQQLEAEGRALRVAKEGLQEELGAVRQRLAAAEQEAVTLRGTQVAREDELERLRGEKRELDAERGRLVREQEELAAELAAARTQRDEGLLRAESEKQQALALQEEEKAALAGTLAGLQQSLAEATAELERQRHEATGHHEQQQSLAAELHTLRAQAEAAAEAHEREAKALREQVVAVAKQRDSALREAEEVRAQLQLVAEARAAGQQALLEAQRAAQESREGREAQRRQAQEARRALGDEAREKEALRRSNEELRAALRRTEGERISLKRASEEKEQRLALLAGGQAAAARETERLRGALRQLEHDRLEARRELQELRRQVKALDSENSKKSRELEELQARVALEEQREEESRREAFGLRRKVVESEAGMEATRKELQHLQQRLSEAEGEFQQREKDLSRSLEEARGHEKKLLADARNLQLKMEAARSEAAELSLRLSAAEGRAQGLEAELARGEEQRRAAETRLGSLQSALRRTMGIGRARAASLGKGGATEGTGTPGSSPDPDAATEPEVVRAALRDFLRELQDAQREREELRVQVCSLGQRLAEAEAERDGAGARALQLQKLVAESEEGRRGADGKLGSAQAALLLQEETLRRGERERRALLEKVSALERSLHAAEGERRSAQEKMSMVKASEAKLEEDKRRLKEGLEAAESRGARLEQQRQALEDELQRARQALGEQQAEARVLQDRAELLQRQLGESEQRASTLQLSVERLSTVLVAEAESSSKDRAQGSPVTDGSSAPQRLQQLQSALTAGELDRRMLQEMLDAARRALSEAREEKSALREQLRVLRGERAALELRKEELEAQVRRLQEMLLQQEEKEAAALRGLRAEKRGLQERVGSLQSSLSQLEAERREAERSSLRLEKDNSALKKTLEKLAREKLKTQEDSLRLAVQKGRLHRSLGTAEQELAEAQKHIQVLRARVSVLEQSPGAVQQQQQQRALDARDRGHHPLEQQVALQQEQAAQEPRRHPSSI